A segment of the bacterium genome:
ATAACTAGGTACTAAGTTGACTCTTATGTTAAAAGTACAGTAAAAGAGTTAGTGTAAAAGTAGAGAGAGCGGGTGAAAACCTTGAAAATACGCATTAAGGAAGTCGCCAGGACAAAAAAAGGATGGAGTCTTTACAGACTAGCAAAAGAACTGGGTTTACCGCAACAAACAGTTTATTCCTGGGCAAATGGCAGAACACAACCATCTTATGACAATATGGACAGATT
Coding sequences within it:
- a CDS encoding helix-turn-helix transcriptional regulator — protein: MKIRIKEVARTKKGWSLYRLAKELGLPQQTVYSWANGRTQPSYDNMDRLCEVISCSVGELFETESFKIRLNIAVNSD